A genomic region of Pseudoxanthomonas suwonensis contains the following coding sequences:
- a CDS encoding pilus assembly protein, translated as MASRRFHLTVAAAVVALGAGGYYLYQAFAVQGQGTLAQAPLNIQSSVTPAFMMAIDDSGSMMFQNQFPGNDGKGCWGRDTSTQPYSFFVTSGANAGQVRAQQGVNLTCDFAYSYGAHYRLNDNAGTNTWVGIPPVDTFGFARSHEFNPAYFNPSVTYQPWLNSLGVSYANATPASARIDPSGNVTTATVNLTVPVESVQMANGNGNLSSKFRLLTGMHLPAGTVYQLRLADDCGTGASTLTGGNVWHTVPAGGITTNAACDVFIRHYLPTFYLRQDTAVPVGYESVSRELVNNACGAGCNMYRYTIAASNTAAMQNFANWFSYYGNRHKSLIAGLTHSMASVNDLRAGYFRISQYDSRGYTTDPVTTAGQRVAMRELAVQAQKDALYTDILARPSWSSTFNRQAVQAAGRQFRRTDSGAPVQLSCQKNAIMLFTDGYSNNNGPTVGNVDGTMGAPFQDLHSDTLADIATQYYVNDGGNSPIRPDMTPGNVPVPGVCPTTDPRVDCQSNLHVNFYGVTLNGRGNLFNPDIVQDPYTDSSIYNNWPTRQNDNRSTIDDIWHAAVNTRGELVNARTPVDIIDAIRRILRAVGEGSSPSGTIGLTGSRIGAGSLTVVPFYEALNEGTDWYSTLTAQSVASNPLTGQVSLTTLWEASDRLPSAAVRSTKVWYGASDGSVRLFNAGNLTLADLCNNPAAGMSLCTAPLITSRLGVDISQAVSYLLGDSTLEVANGGPLRDRSGPLGDIINSTPVVVSPANDYGYRVLQDGSGNYDWLDYAGYLTSKAAASGPPAMVYAGANDGMLHAFHGETGVEQFAYVPATARGHMGNLLFPYVDDEVGQIFEHRYYVDGPITVSDTYYGSAWHTTLVGTAGAGGRSVFAIDVTNPTTFSATSRRWEITDQHTNATVRNNIGHVLGRPVIVPVKNTTGAVSWKAIFGNGYNSINGQAALYVVDIGTGAVQVIPAVETGAPAGSNGLGNIVVIDRWGGSTLNTPFRDGYADTVYAGDQKGALWKFDLRAATPASPAAPVFIAQDPSNASIRQPIMGGLTAAFGPGGGLMVYFGTGSFSFVNDGDPANSHVQSLYAVNDRGGTTTLTRADLHVQTITADADGVAQVSSTPMTAGKSGWRIDLPASERFVGYPQIANGIVFYPTYDPRAGAGCTGNGSNRLFGLNALNGAAGLGFVRVGSPTGDPYASGTGAVPLNTGGSAPAKDVAVMTTPRISPLGAGASDDDLAAALAAQCSMVVQAPGAPPLYMPRACGRQSWRQIR; from the coding sequence ATGGCATCTCGTCGCTTCCATCTGACCGTCGCCGCCGCTGTTGTGGCGCTGGGCGCCGGCGGCTACTACCTGTACCAGGCCTTCGCCGTGCAGGGGCAGGGCACGCTTGCGCAGGCCCCGCTGAACATCCAGTCCAGCGTGACGCCGGCCTTCATGATGGCCATCGATGATTCCGGTTCGATGATGTTCCAGAACCAGTTTCCCGGCAACGACGGCAAGGGTTGCTGGGGACGGGACACGAGCACTCAGCCATACAGTTTCTTCGTGACGAGCGGGGCCAATGCCGGCCAGGTCCGCGCCCAGCAGGGCGTCAATCTGACTTGCGATTTTGCCTACTCGTATGGCGCGCACTATCGCCTCAACGACAATGCTGGCACCAACACCTGGGTAGGCATCCCGCCGGTGGATACCTTCGGGTTCGCACGTTCGCACGAATTCAATCCGGCCTATTTCAATCCTTCTGTCACCTATCAGCCCTGGCTCAACAGCCTGGGTGTTTCCTATGCCAATGCCACACCGGCCAGTGCCCGTATCGATCCATCCGGCAATGTCACCACGGCCACGGTCAATTTGACCGTTCCGGTGGAATCCGTCCAGATGGCCAATGGCAACGGCAATCTCTCTTCGAAGTTCCGCCTGTTGACCGGCATGCACCTGCCTGCCGGCACGGTCTACCAGTTGCGCTTGGCCGACGACTGCGGCACCGGCGCCAGCACGCTTACCGGTGGCAACGTCTGGCACACGGTGCCCGCCGGCGGCATCACCACGAATGCCGCTTGCGATGTGTTCATCCGCCACTACCTGCCCACGTTCTACCTGCGACAGGACACCGCGGTGCCCGTGGGGTATGAGTCGGTTTCCCGCGAACTGGTCAACAACGCCTGTGGCGCCGGTTGCAACATGTACCGCTACACCATCGCAGCCTCCAATACGGCCGCGATGCAGAATTTCGCGAACTGGTTTTCCTACTACGGCAACCGGCACAAGTCGCTGATCGCCGGCCTCACCCATTCGATGGCTTCGGTCAACGACCTGCGGGCCGGGTACTTCCGCATCAGCCAGTATGACAGCAGGGGCTACACGACCGATCCGGTGACGACCGCGGGTCAACGGGTGGCGATGCGCGAGCTTGCCGTGCAGGCGCAGAAGGATGCGCTGTACACCGATATCCTGGCCCGGCCAAGTTGGAGTAGTACCTTCAACCGCCAGGCTGTCCAGGCTGCGGGTCGCCAGTTCAGGCGCACCGATTCCGGCGCTCCGGTGCAGTTGTCGTGCCAGAAGAACGCCATCATGTTGTTCACCGACGGATACAGCAACAACAACGGCCCGACCGTGGGCAATGTGGACGGCACCATGGGTGCGCCGTTCCAGGATCTCCATAGCGACACCCTGGCCGATATCGCCACCCAATACTATGTGAATGACGGCGGGAATTCCCCGATCCGCCCTGATATGACGCCGGGGAACGTGCCTGTACCAGGCGTATGCCCCACGACGGATCCAAGGGTGGATTGCCAGAGCAACCTGCACGTCAACTTCTATGGTGTAACGCTGAACGGGCGCGGGAACCTGTTCAATCCCGACATCGTCCAGGATCCCTATACCGATTCGTCCATCTACAACAACTGGCCGACGCGGCAGAACGACAACCGCAGCACCATCGACGACATCTGGCACGCCGCGGTCAATACACGTGGCGAACTGGTCAACGCGCGGACGCCGGTGGACATCATCGACGCGATCCGGCGGATTCTCCGCGCGGTAGGCGAAGGCAGCTCGCCCTCGGGCACCATCGGACTGACCGGTTCCCGCATCGGTGCCGGCTCCTTGACCGTCGTGCCCTTCTACGAGGCGCTCAACGAGGGCACGGACTGGTACAGCACCCTGACGGCGCAATCGGTGGCGAGCAATCCGCTGACCGGCCAGGTCTCGCTGACGACGCTCTGGGAAGCCAGCGACAGGCTTCCGTCCGCGGCGGTCCGCAGCACCAAGGTCTGGTATGGCGCGAGCGATGGCAGCGTCCGCCTGTTCAACGCCGGCAACCTTACGCTCGCGGATCTGTGCAACAACCCCGCGGCAGGCATGTCCCTGTGCACCGCACCGCTGATCACCTCGAGGCTGGGCGTCGACATCAGCCAGGCGGTGTCTTACCTCCTGGGCGATTCGACCCTTGAGGTGGCGAACGGCGGACCGCTGCGCGACCGCAGCGGCCCGCTGGGCGACATCATCAACTCCACGCCGGTGGTGGTTTCGCCGGCGAACGATTACGGCTACCGCGTGCTGCAGGATGGCTCGGGTAACTACGACTGGCTCGACTATGCCGGCTACCTGACCTCCAAGGCCGCCGCCAGCGGGCCACCGGCGATGGTGTATGCCGGTGCCAACGACGGCATGCTCCACGCATTCCACGGCGAGACGGGCGTGGAACAGTTCGCCTACGTGCCTGCCACTGCCCGTGGGCACATGGGCAACCTGCTCTTCCCCTATGTGGACGACGAGGTCGGCCAGATCTTCGAGCACCGCTACTACGTGGACGGTCCGATCACGGTCTCCGACACCTACTACGGCAGCGCCTGGCATACGACCCTGGTGGGGACGGCAGGGGCGGGTGGCAGGAGCGTGTTCGCGATCGACGTCACCAACCCCACGACCTTCTCGGCTACCAGCCGGCGCTGGGAGATCACCGACCAGCACACGAACGCGACGGTCCGCAACAACATCGGCCATGTCCTGGGCCGCCCGGTGATCGTGCCGGTCAAGAACACCACCGGTGCGGTCAGCTGGAAGGCGATCTTCGGCAACGGCTACAACAGCATCAACGGGCAGGCTGCGCTCTACGTGGTGGACATCGGCACGGGAGCCGTGCAGGTGATTCCCGCCGTCGAGACCGGCGCACCGGCCGGCAGCAACGGCCTGGGCAACATCGTCGTCATCGACCGCTGGGGCGGGAGCACGCTGAATACTCCTTTCAGGGATGGTTACGCGGATACGGTATACGCAGGCGACCAGAAGGGAGCGCTCTGGAAGTTCGACCTGCGCGCCGCGACCCCTGCGTCCCCGGCTGCACCGGTGTTCATCGCGCAGGATCCGTCGAACGCCTCCATCAGGCAGCCGATCATGGGCGGCTTGACGGCTGCGTTCGGACCGGGCGGCGGCCTCATGGTCTACTTCGGGACCGGCAGCTTCTCCTTCGTCAACGACGGCGACCCGGCCAACAGCCACGTGCAGTCGCTCTACGCGGTGAACGACCGTGGTGGTACGACGACGCTGACCCGGGCCGACCTGCACGTGCAGACCATCACGGCCGACGCGGACGGCGTGGCGCAGGTCAGCAGCACGCCGATGACGGCGGGCAAGTCGGGGTGGCGCATCGACCTTCCCGCCAGCGAAAGGTTCGTGGGCTATCCGCAGATTGCCAACGGCATCGTGTTCTACCCGACCTACGATCCGCGAGCAGGCGCCGGGTGCACGGGCAACGGATCCAACCGGCTGTTTGGCCTGAACGCGCTGAACGGCGCCGCCGGTCTGGGGTTCGTGCGCGTCGGCTCTCCGACCGGGGACCCGTACGCGTCCGGCACGGGTGCCGTCCCGCTGAACACGGGGGGCAGTGCGCCCGCCAAGGACGTGGCCGTGATGACCACGCCGCGTATATCACCCTTGGGGGCGGGGGCGTCGGATGATGATCTGGCGGCGGCTCTGGCTGCGCAGTGCTCGATGGTGGTACAGGCTCCGGGTGCGCCGCCGCTGTACATGCCGCGCGCATGTGGCAGGCAGTCGTGGCGCCAGATCCGGTGA
- a CDS encoding type IV pilin protein, whose protein sequence is MTPSTQPRDHSAMSSKTGGFTLIELMIVVAVLAILAAIAFPSYQEHVRKARRAQAKADLVEYAQAAERFFSVNNTYVGFPLPSTVSPRETGATPRYNLAANLGATTFTLTATRASGPQAGDRCGDLSITNTGRKTATGPASLAECW, encoded by the coding sequence ATGACCCCATCCACCCAGCCAAGAGACCACAGTGCCATGTCCTCGAAAACCGGTGGTTTCACCCTGATCGAGCTGATGATCGTGGTCGCGGTACTGGCCATCCTCGCTGCGATCGCGTTCCCGTCCTACCAAGAGCACGTCAGGAAGGCGCGGCGTGCCCAGGCCAAGGCGGACCTGGTGGAATATGCACAGGCCGCGGAGCGTTTCTTTTCGGTCAACAACACGTACGTCGGGTTTCCGCTTCCCAGCACCGTGTCGCCGCGGGAAACGGGAGCTACCCCACGTTACAACCTGGCCGCGAACCTCGGGGCCACGACCTTCACATTGACCGCAACCCGAGCTTCCGGTCCCCAGGCTGGCGATCGTTGTGGAGACCTGTCGATCACCAACACAGGACGGAAGACCGCAACCGGACCGGCGTCATTGGCCGAATGCTGGTAG
- a CDS encoding GspH/FimT family pseudopilin: MRKDAPGPAPGFTLAETSVVVAVLAILMGLALPGFQETLKRQRAASAMHQLGAELAQARNTAIARRIPVTACPSRGDGRCRTEPDWSTGWLLYLDPARSDQPRRPEDILRDVRHPIHESVRVTASAGRLRVRYQPDGRSGGNNLTLRVCAGAVLRGEVIVNNVGRVRTRKSVAPAPCPAS, from the coding sequence ATGCGCAAGGACGCGCCGGGACCCGCCCCCGGATTCACCCTGGCCGAGACCTCCGTGGTCGTGGCCGTTCTCGCCATCCTGATGGGCCTGGCCCTGCCCGGCTTCCAGGAAACGCTGAAGCGGCAACGCGCCGCCTCCGCCATGCACCAGTTGGGTGCCGAGCTGGCGCAGGCCCGGAATACCGCCATTGCGCGCCGCATCCCGGTCACGGCCTGCCCGTCACGGGGCGACGGCAGGTGCCGGACCGAGCCCGACTGGAGCACCGGCTGGCTGCTCTACCTCGATCCCGCGCGTAGCGACCAGCCAAGGCGGCCCGAGGACATACTCCGCGACGTCCGCCACCCCATTCACGAATCGGTCCGGGTGACCGCCAGCGCCGGTCGCCTGCGCGTCCGTTACCAGCCCGACGGACGCAGCGGCGGAAACAACCTGACCTTGAGGGTGTGCGCGGGTGCGGTGTTGCGGGGGGAGGTCATCGTCAACAACGTCGGTCGCGTCAGGACGCGGAAGAGCGTGGCACCCGCGCCCTGTCCGGCTTCCTGA
- the uvrB gene encoding excinuclease ABC subunit UvrB — MSERFELVSPYSPAGDQPQAIDKLVAGFEAGLAKQVLLGVTGSGKTYTIANVVQAVQKPTLVMAPNKTLAAQLYGEFKAFFPHNAVEYFVSYYDYYQPEAYIPSTDTFIDKDSSINDHIEQMRLAATKALLSRPDALVVGTVSAIYGLGAPEDYLSLRLILSRGERIDQRELLRHLTQLQYTRNEYELQRGTFRVRGEVVDVHPAESDAEAVRIELFDGEIENIALFDPLTGEVLRKLPRYTIYPKTHYATTRERVLTAIETIKLELKERLEQLYAQNKLVEAQRLAQRTQFDLEMMAEVGYCSGIENYSRHLTGHAPGQPPPTLFDYLPADALLVVDESHVTIPQIGAMYKGDRSRKETLVEFGFRLPSALDNRPLKFEEWEARAPRAVYVSATPGPYELREAADQIVELVVRPTGLVDPQVEVRPVGTQVDDLMGEINKRVAQGDRVLVTTLTKRMAENLTDYLSEHGIKVRYLHSDVDTVERVEIIRDLRLGKFDVLVGINLLREGLDMPEVSLVAILDADKEGFLRSAGSLIQTIGRAARNLRGTAILYADTVTRSMKVAIDETNRRRERQEEYNAEHGIVPRQVVRQIMDVMEGARAEPGEARGKAGRGKARQVAEPAADYAMVMDPAQAARKIQELEQRMYQHARDLEFEDAARVRDQIRRLKEASLAG; from the coding sequence ATGAGCGAGCGATTCGAGCTGGTCTCTCCGTATTCGCCGGCGGGCGACCAGCCGCAGGCCATCGACAAGCTGGTCGCCGGCTTCGAGGCGGGCCTGGCCAAGCAGGTGCTGCTCGGCGTCACCGGCTCCGGCAAGACCTACACCATCGCCAACGTGGTCCAGGCGGTGCAGAAGCCGACCCTGGTGATGGCGCCGAACAAGACCCTGGCCGCACAGTTGTACGGCGAGTTCAAGGCATTTTTCCCGCACAACGCGGTCGAGTACTTCGTCAGCTACTACGACTACTACCAGCCCGAGGCCTATATCCCCTCGACCGACACCTTCATCGACAAGGACAGCTCGATCAACGACCACATCGAGCAGATGCGCCTGGCCGCGACCAAGGCGCTGCTGTCGCGGCCCGATGCGCTGGTGGTGGGCACGGTCTCGGCGATCTACGGCCTGGGCGCGCCGGAGGACTACCTGTCGCTGCGGCTGATCCTCTCGCGCGGCGAGCGCATCGACCAGCGCGAACTGCTGCGCCACCTGACCCAGCTGCAGTACACCCGCAACGAGTACGAGCTGCAGCGCGGCACCTTCCGCGTCCGTGGCGAGGTGGTGGACGTGCACCCGGCCGAAAGCGACGCCGAGGCGGTGCGGATCGAGCTGTTCGACGGCGAGATCGAGAACATCGCGCTGTTCGACCCGCTCACCGGCGAGGTCCTGCGCAAGCTGCCACGCTACACGATCTACCCGAAGACCCATTACGCGACCACCCGCGAGCGGGTGCTGACCGCGATCGAGACGATCAAGCTCGAGCTGAAGGAGCGGCTTGAGCAGTTGTACGCTCAGAACAAGCTGGTCGAGGCGCAGCGCCTGGCCCAGCGCACCCAGTTCGACCTGGAGATGATGGCCGAGGTCGGCTACTGCTCGGGCATCGAGAACTACTCGCGGCACCTGACCGGGCATGCGCCCGGCCAACCGCCGCCGACCCTGTTCGACTACCTGCCCGCCGACGCGCTGCTGGTGGTGGACGAGTCGCACGTGACCATTCCGCAGATCGGCGCGATGTACAAGGGCGACCGCTCGCGCAAGGAGACGCTGGTGGAGTTCGGTTTCCGCCTGCCGTCGGCGCTGGACAACCGGCCGCTGAAGTTCGAGGAGTGGGAGGCGCGCGCACCGCGCGCGGTCTACGTCTCGGCGACGCCCGGGCCTTACGAGTTGCGCGAGGCCGCCGACCAGATCGTGGAGCTGGTGGTGCGGCCGACCGGCCTGGTGGATCCGCAGGTGGAAGTGCGCCCGGTCGGCACCCAGGTCGACGATCTGATGGGCGAGATCAACAAGCGCGTGGCCCAGGGCGACCGGGTGCTGGTCACCACCCTGACCAAGCGCATGGCCGAGAACCTGACCGACTACCTGTCCGAGCACGGGATCAAGGTCCGCTACCTGCACTCGGACGTGGACACGGTCGAGCGGGTGGAGATCATCCGCGACCTGCGCCTGGGCAAGTTCGACGTGCTGGTGGGCATCAACCTGCTGCGCGAGGGCCTGGACATGCCGGAGGTGTCGCTGGTGGCGATCCTGGACGCGGACAAGGAAGGTTTCCTGCGCTCGGCCGGCTCGCTGATCCAGACCATCGGCCGCGCCGCGCGCAACCTGCGCGGCACCGCGATCCTGTATGCGGACACGGTGACCCGGTCGATGAAAGTGGCGATCGACGAGACCAACCGCCGCCGCGAGAGGCAGGAGGAATACAACGCCGAGCACGGGATCGTGCCCAGGCAGGTGGTGCGTCAGATCATGGACGTGATGGAGGGTGCGCGCGCCGAACCGGGTGAAGCCAGGGGCAAGGCCGGGCGCGGCAAGGCGCGGCAGGTGGCCGAACCGGCGGCCGACTACGCGATGGTCATGGATCCAGCCCAGGCCGCCCGGAAGATCCAGGAACTGGAGCAGCGCATGTACCAGCACGCCCGCGACCTGGAGTTCGAGGACGCCGCCCGGGTCCGCGACCAGATCCGCCGGCTGAAGGAGGCCAGCCTGGCCGGTTGA
- a CDS encoding SDR family NAD(P)-dependent oxidoreductase — translation MTIATGGATQRLQEQVAYPHLAGRRVFVTGGGSGIGAALVEAFARQRAQVAFVDVAVEASDALVERLAAAGHPRPWHRRCDVTDVAALQQAIAEAAAELGDFHVLVNNVGSDDRHALDEVTPEYWDRCVAVNQRPAFFAIQAVLPGMRRLGSGAIVNLGSNGWRIRNDGYPVYATAKSSVNGLTRGLARELGAQRIRINVVTPGWVMTERQVTLWLDEAGECEIQRNQCLPDKVQPDDIAAMVLFLASDQARAITAQEFVVDAGWS, via the coding sequence ATGACGATTGCGACAGGCGGCGCGACACAGCGGCTGCAGGAGCAGGTGGCCTATCCGCACCTGGCCGGCCGCAGGGTATTCGTCACCGGGGGAGGCAGCGGCATCGGCGCGGCGCTGGTGGAGGCGTTCGCGCGCCAGCGGGCGCAGGTCGCCTTTGTCGACGTCGCCGTCGAGGCCAGCGACGCGCTGGTGGAGCGGCTAGCCGCCGCGGGGCATCCGCGCCCGTGGCACCGTCGCTGCGACGTCACCGACGTGGCGGCGCTGCAGCAGGCCATCGCCGAGGCCGCTGCCGAACTGGGCGACTTCCACGTACTGGTCAACAACGTCGGCAGCGACGACCGCCATGCTTTGGACGAAGTCACGCCCGAGTACTGGGACCGTTGCGTGGCGGTCAACCAGCGCCCGGCCTTCTTCGCCATCCAAGCGGTGCTGCCCGGCATGCGCCGGCTCGGCAGCGGTGCGATCGTCAACCTGGGGTCCAACGGTTGGCGGATCCGGAACGACGGCTACCCGGTGTACGCCACCGCCAAGTCCTCGGTGAACGGGCTCACCCGCGGCCTGGCCCGCGAACTGGGCGCGCAGCGGATCCGCATCAACGTGGTCACGCCAGGCTGGGTCATGACCGAGCGCCAGGTCACGCTGTGGCTGGACGAGGCGGGCGAGTGCGAGATCCAGCGCAACCAGTGCCTGCCCGACAAGGTCCAGCCGGACGACATCGCGGCGATGGTGCTGTTCCTGGCCTCGGACCAGGCGCGCGCGATCACCGCGCAGGAGTTCGTGGTGGACGCCGGCTGGAGCTGA
- a CDS encoding aldehyde dehydrogenase family protein, whose protein sequence is MSRRFSSYIAGQWIEGEGGHADENPSDLATPVGEYGVVDAAHTAQAVEAAAAALPKWAFSTPQQRADVLDFVGSEILARKEELGRLLAMEEGKTLPESIGEAARAGQIFKFFAGEALRIPGEKLASTRPGVDVEITREPVGVVGIIAPWNFPLAIPAWKIAPALAYGNTVVFKPAEIVPGCAWALADILSRAGLPEGVFNLVLGGGRTVGQALVAHPRLDALTFTGSAPTGHALLRQAAERALKVQMEMGGKNPLVVLADADLDKAVECAVNGAYFSTGQRCTASSRLIVENAVYDEFAARMQARLAKVRVGDPLEPGVDIGPVASGAQLDTDLAYIEAGHADGAELLAGGEQVEWKTPGHFLAPTLFAAKPSDRIAREEIFGPVAALLRADDYEHALALANDTEFGLCAGICTNSLKHATHFKRNAQAGMVMVNLPTAGVDPHVPFGGRKASSYGPREQGRYAVEFYTTVKTAYTSA, encoded by the coding sequence ATGAGTCGACGTTTCAGCAGCTACATCGCCGGGCAGTGGATCGAAGGCGAGGGCGGCCACGCCGACGAGAACCCGTCCGACCTGGCCACGCCGGTCGGCGAGTACGGCGTGGTCGACGCCGCGCATACCGCGCAGGCGGTCGAGGCGGCAGCGGCGGCCTTGCCGAAGTGGGCGTTCTCCACGCCGCAGCAGCGGGCCGACGTCCTCGATTTCGTCGGCAGCGAGATCCTGGCGCGCAAGGAGGAACTGGGCCGCCTGCTGGCGATGGAAGAGGGCAAGACCCTGCCGGAGAGCATCGGCGAAGCCGCCCGCGCCGGGCAGATCTTCAAGTTCTTCGCCGGCGAGGCGTTGCGCATCCCCGGCGAGAAGCTGGCGTCGACCCGCCCGGGCGTGGATGTGGAGATCACCCGCGAGCCGGTCGGCGTGGTCGGCATCATCGCGCCGTGGAATTTCCCGCTGGCGATCCCGGCCTGGAAGATCGCGCCGGCGCTTGCCTACGGCAACACGGTGGTGTTCAAGCCGGCCGAGATCGTGCCCGGCTGTGCCTGGGCGCTGGCCGATATCCTCTCCCGCGCCGGCCTGCCGGAGGGCGTGTTCAACCTTGTGCTCGGCGGCGGCCGCACGGTCGGCCAGGCGCTGGTCGCGCACCCGCGGCTGGACGCGCTGACCTTCACCGGCTCGGCGCCGACCGGCCACGCGCTGCTGCGCCAGGCGGCGGAGCGCGCGCTGAAGGTGCAGATGGAGATGGGCGGCAAGAACCCGCTGGTGGTCCTGGCCGACGCCGACCTGGACAAGGCGGTGGAGTGTGCGGTCAACGGCGCCTACTTCTCCACCGGCCAGCGCTGCACCGCCTCGAGCCGGCTGATCGTGGAGAACGCGGTATACGACGAGTTCGCAGCGCGCATGCAGGCGCGGCTGGCCAAGGTCAGGGTCGGCGATCCGCTGGAGCCGGGCGTCGACATCGGCCCGGTCGCCAGCGGTGCGCAACTGGATACCGATCTGGCCTACATCGAGGCCGGCCATGCCGACGGTGCCGAACTGCTGGCCGGCGGCGAACAGGTGGAATGGAAGACGCCGGGCCACTTCCTCGCGCCGACCCTGTTCGCGGCCAAGCCCTCCGACCGCATCGCCCGCGAGGAGATTTTCGGCCCGGTCGCCGCGCTGCTGCGCGCCGACGACTACGAGCACGCGCTGGCGCTGGCCAATGACACCGAGTTCGGCCTGTGCGCGGGCATCTGCACCAACTCGCTGAAACATGCCACGCACTTCAAGCGGAACGCGCAGGCCGGCATGGTGATGGTCAACCTGCCCACCGCCGGCGTGGATCCGCACGTGCCGTTCGGCGGCCGCAAGGCTTCCAGCTACGGCCCGCGCGAACAGGGGCGCTACGCGGTGGAGTTCTACACGACGGTCAAGACGGCCTATACCTCGGCCTGA
- a CDS encoding ECF-type sigma factor, producing the protein MSDDITRLLLSWRAGDLQAREYLFDAVYEVLREMAMARLGAAHGDMTLRPTSLVHEALLRMLGRDVGYADRAHFFALAALKMRAVLVDHARANVAAKRGGGAVNVTLSHVDQGGVHNEDVGDYDVLALHQALEQLGGHDERAGRAVELAYFGGMSHEEIATVLEISVPTVDRDLRFARAWLNRQLG; encoded by the coding sequence TTGTCCGACGACATCACCCGACTGCTGCTGTCCTGGCGCGCCGGCGACCTGCAGGCGCGCGAGTACCTGTTCGATGCGGTCTACGAAGTGCTGCGCGAGATGGCCATGGCCCGCCTGGGCGCGGCGCACGGCGACATGACCCTGCGCCCGACCTCGCTGGTCCACGAGGCGCTGCTGCGCATGCTCGGCCGCGACGTCGGCTATGCCGACCGCGCCCACTTCTTCGCCCTGGCCGCGCTGAAGATGCGCGCGGTGCTGGTCGACCACGCCCGTGCCAACGTCGCCGCCAAGCGCGGCGGCGGCGCGGTCAACGTCACCCTGTCGCACGTCGACCAGGGCGGCGTGCACAACGAGGACGTCGGCGATTACGACGTGCTGGCGCTGCACCAGGCGCTGGAGCAGTTAGGTGGGCACGACGAGCGGGCCGGCCGCGCAGTGGAACTGGCGTACTTCGGCGGCATGTCGCACGAGGAGATCGCCACGGTGCTGGAGATCTCGGTGCCGACGGTGGACCGCGACCTGCGCTTCGCCAGGGCCTGGCTCAACCGGCAGCTCGGCTGA